The following proteins are encoded in a genomic region of Debaryomyces hansenii CBS767 chromosome G complete sequence:
- a CDS encoding DEHA2G09658p (no similarity) — translation MSLQGANYGIECTTIRQSFQDSRELVCEQYHDHFYKNSQFPQIEPEINFSTTASIVSSGTQSRNNLHKLYRRLKLFSRRDNKNRPAKDRSNRVFPNKTFRIKEDTADEITKTRWHVWSTFTRKIRVNSSLLSVSLTPFDYADNSLIYSPHLPAESSAVNLDQMFHSPDP, via the coding sequence ATGAGTTTACAAGGAGCTAATTACGGGATTGAGTGTACAACTATACGTCAAAGTTTCCAGGACCTGCGAGAACTAGTCTGTGAGCAATACCATGATCACTTCTACAAAAATTCCCAATTTCCACAAATTGAACCAGAAATTAACTTTTCTACAACTGCATCCATAGTTTCTAGTGGGACCCAGTCAAGGAATAACTTAcataaattatatagaaGATTAAAGTTATTCAGTCGAAGGGACAATAAAAATAGACCTGCCAAGGACAGAAGCAACCGTGTGTTCCCTAACAAAACATTTCGCATTAAAGAGGATACGGCAGATGAGATAACAAAAACTCGGTGGCATGTTTGGAGTACATTTACAAGAAAAATTCGGGTAAACTCATCGTTATTGTCTGTGTCTCTCACTCCATTTGATTACGctgataattcattaatctATTCTCCGCATCTACCAGCCGAAAGTAGTGCGGTTAATCTAGATCAAATGTTTCACTCACCAGACCCTTGA
- a CDS encoding DEHA2G09680p (similar to uniprot|P81451 Saccharomyces cerevisiae YOL077W-A ATP19 Subunit k of the mitochondrial F1F0 ATP synthase), which produces MGAYSILGKSVPSHKLALATLGSVVLVVAPKPWGPPAPNHPQINASSKEEEKFVQEWLAKHSAEEKH; this is translated from the coding sequence ATGGGTGCTTATTCTATTCTCGGTAAATCTGTTCCATCTCATAAATTAGCTTTGGCTACTTTGGGATCTGTTGTTTTGGTTGTTGCACCAAAACCATGGGGTCCACCAGCACCAAATCACCCCCAAATTAATGCCTCCTccaaggaagaagaaaaatttgtcCAAGAGTGGTTAGCGAAGCACTCAGCAGAAGAAAAACATTAG
- a CDS encoding ribosome biogenesis protein BRX1 (highly similar to uniprot|Q08235 Saccharomyces cerevisiae YOL077C BRX1 Nucleolar protein involved in the biogenesis of large ribosomal subunits): MSAIYKALQSKSSKETSEKAKHINRQRLLVISSRGVTYRHRHLISDLVALLPHARKEPKFDSKKNLYQLNEVAELYNCNNIFFFESRKHQDLYLWISKPPNGPTLKFHIQNLHTLDELNFTGNCLKGSRPILSFDKSFEVTDHHKLLKELFTHTFGVPPNARKSKPFVDHVMTFSIVDNKIWIRNYQINETVDSKDASELNPEELSLVEIGPRFVLTLITILEGSFGGPKIYENKEYVSPNFVRAQLKQQAADQAKSRASAALEKKLKRRDQVLKKDPLANDSLFKE, translated from the coding sequence ATGTCAGCGATTTACAAAGCATTACAATCCAAGTCGTCCAAGGAGACGTCTGAAAAGGCCAAGCATATAAATAGACAAAGATTGTTGGTGATATCATCCCGTGGTGTTACTTACAGACATCGTCATTTGATTAGTGATTTGGTTGCACTTTTACCACACGCTAGAAAGGAGCCTAAATTCGATTCCAAAAAGAACTTGTATCAGTTGAACGAAGTTGCTGAGTTGTAcaattgtaataatatctttttttttgagTCTAGAAAACATCAAGATTTATACTTATGGATTTCGAAGCCTCCTAATGGTCCTACTTTAAAATTTCACATTCAAAACTTACACACCTTGGATGAATTAAACTTCACCGGTAACTGTTTGAAAGGTTCCAGACCAATATTGAGTTTCGACAAGTCGTTCGAAGTCACCGACCAccataaattattaaaagaattattcacGCATACTTTTGGGGTTCCTCCTAATGCCAGAAAATCGAAGCCTTTCGTTGACCACGTTATGACCTTCTCTATAGTCGATAACAAAATCTGGATCCGTAACTACCAGATTAACGAAACCGTCGATTCTAAAGATGCTAGTGAATTGAACCCTGAAGAATTATCCTTAGTCGAAATCGGCCCAAGATTTGTCTTGACTTTAATCACCATTTTAGAAGGTTCATTTGGTGGCCCAAAGATCTACGAAAACAAGGAATATGTTTCTCCTAACTTTGTTAGAGCTCAATTGAAACAACAAGCTGCAGACCAAGCCAAGTCCAGAGCTTCTGCTGCTTTGgaaaagaagttgaagagaAGAGATCAAGTGTTGAAGAAAGATCCTTTAGCTAACGATAGTTTATTTAAGGAATAA
- a CDS encoding DEHA2G09724p (similar to CA5013|IPF13941 Candida albicans IPF13941), which produces MFSNTNHFHDRVGSEELRNQFVSNANPHHAKDNLRGNSSYVTDEDESSFVFGNDTTNLAPYPPSKGYSGISKNIETSNANTHEYELDRLQSSYSINNNSAENPFDSSQASYPYNSYGQSSKENPFRDQSVPEFPQQEYNPFEPHREQPPIPVDDEYEKMRKNEKARLRQLRRKPRFHYTKLPYFTILVTLIQVSVFIAELAKMSSLTGSAFQTKPYFNPMLGPSTYLMINMGARYAPCMQSIKGITNDTTINFPCPNSTTTDTNVCSLNELCGLSGVPIKDDVYKPHQWYRVITPMFLHAGFLHILFNLLLQVTMGASIERSIGFIKYAIIYLMCGISGFLLGANFSPNGIASTGASGALFGVVATNIIMFVYCGKKNTNIYGTKKYGLFIFIMIMEIVISLVLGLLPGMDNFSHIGGFAMGILMAILLLPDPFLVYVDGIITYHARDDTMQQFRNNWNPIYNWEDKIPSRFYIWCGIRVVSLVLAIVYIALLVKNFFNGGENPIDNNCSWCKYINCLPVNGWCDIGEVTVETEDSSNSKRTINPEMLFSETKMKNLEVLGTSQNLIQGKNSQISAGGSFFEYQNSSTGVLFCCLLGLMTLKFYKSKKRI; this is translated from the coding sequence ATGTTTTCTAATacaaatcattttcatgATCGGGTGGGATCAGAGGAGTTGAGGAATCAATTTGTATCGAATGCAAACCCACATCATGCTAAGGACAATTTAAGAGGTAATAGCAGCTACGTTACAGACGAGGATGAGAGCTCATTTGTATTTGGTAATGATACCACTAATTTAGCACCGTACCCACCATCTAAGGGGTACTCCGgcatttcaaaaaatataGAGACTTCGAACGCAAATACGCACGAATATGAACTAGACAGATTACAATCATCATACAGCATTAACAACAACTCAGCCGAGAATCCGTTTGACTCAAGCCAAGCAAGCTATCCATATAATAGCTATGGACAAAGTTCGAAAGAAAATCCGTTTAGAGATCAATCAGTACCTGAATTTCCACAACAAGAGTACAATCCTTTTGAACCACATAGGGAACAGCCTCCCATACCCGTTGACGATGAATACGAGAAGATGAGAAAGAATGAGAAAGCCAGGTTGAGACAGTTGAGAAGAAAGCCAAGATTTCATTATACGAAGTTACCATATTTTACGATCCTAGTGACATTAATTCAAGTGAGTGTATTTATTGCAGAATTAGCCAAGATGTCTAGTTTGACAGGTTCAGCGTTTCAAACAAAACCTTATTTTAATCCGATGTTGGGTCCATCTACATACTTGATGATAAACATGGGTGCTCGTTATGCGCCATGTATGCAATCTATTAAGGGAATAACCAATGATACGACCATTAATTTCCCATGCCCCAATTCGACCACTACTGACACAAATGTGTGTTCATTGAATGAGTTATGTGGATTAAGTGGTGTACCGATAAAGGATGATGTTTACAAACCCCACCAATGGTATAGGGTTATAACTCCAATGTTTCTACATGCTGGTTTTTTGCATATATTGTTTAACCTATTATTACAAGTTACGATGGGGGCTTCCATTGAGAGAAGTATAGGGTTTATAAAGTATGCCatcatatatttgatgtGTGGTATATCAGGCTTTCTTTTGGGAGCTAACTTCTCACCAAATGGAATCGCATCAACAGGTGCTTCTGGTGCATTATTTGGGGTGGTGGCAacgaatataataatgtttgTTTACTGCGGGAAGAAGAACACTAATATATATGGGACAAAAAAATACGGGTTGTTCATATTTATCATGATTATGGAAATTGTGATATCATTAGTATTAGGGCTCTTACCAGGAATGGACAATTTTAGTCATATAGGGGGGTTTGCAATGGGTATTCTCATGGCTATCCTTTTGTTACCAGATCCATTTTTGGTCTATGTCGATGGAATCATTACCTATCACGCACGAGACGATACAATGCAACAATTTAGGAATAACTGGAACCCAATATACAATTGGGAAGACAAAATACCGTCCAGGTTTTATATTTGGTGTGGTATAAGAGTAGTGAGCTTAGTATTGGCTATAGTTTATATTGCCTTGTTAGTGAAGAACTTTTTTAATGGTGGTGAAAATCCAATAGACAATAATTGTTCTTGGtgcaaatatatcaattgtCTTCCTGTTAATGGATGGTGTGATATTGGTGAAGTAACCGTAGAGACAGAGgattcttctaattctaaAAGAACAATTAACCCTGAAATGTTGTTTTCAGAGACAAAAATGAAAAACCTAGAAGTACTTGGGACTAGTCAGAATCTAATCCAAGGAAAAAATAGTCAAATTTCAGCTGGTGGCTCATTTTTTGAGTatcaaaattcaagtaCAGGGGTACTATTCTGCTGTCTACTTGGATTGATGACActtaaattttataaatcCAAGAAACggatttaa
- a CDS encoding DEHA2G09768p (similar to CA5012|IPF13943 Candida albicans IPF13943): MSSLLFRQTRCIASRHISIRPFSQSVQKPFISNFFGSKQLKQRDDIIQNQDNYETDQDSKIVILNEENSPEFKPFIASEEMPDFQVLQWKNQIVRNKDIENTYSPELLQNVINKTYQEVNGIELNSGYSSISLNDLEFRFKFSKLLQQNLGFDINDYVLTKSHTLDALYNELCDVISTRWTNERNPNAIVLRREDFTAPNVYLNEELSKEEQEAVYNELLEKAKEASLN, from the coding sequence AtgtcatcattattattcagACAAACACGTTGCATTGCATCGCGTCATATAAGCATAAGGCCATTTTCCCAAAGTGTTCAAAAACCATTCATCAGTAACTTTTTCGGTTCAAAACAATTGAAACAGAGAGATGATATAATTCAGAATCAAGATAACTATGAAACAGACCAAGACTCAAAGATTGTGAtattgaatgaagaaaactCTCCTGAATTCAAGCCATTTATTGCCAGTGAAGAGATGCCAGATTTCCAAGTTTTGCAATGGAAAAACCAAATTGTGAGAAATAAAGATATCGAGAATACTTATTCACCTGAATTATTACAAAACGTTATCAACAAGACATATCAAGAAGTAAACGGTATAGAACTAAACAGTGGTTATTCATCAATTAGTTTGAATGACTTAGAATttagatttaaattttctaaGCTTTTACAGCAGAACTTAGGATTTGATATCAATGACTACGTCTTAACCAAATCGCATACTTTAGATGCTTTATATAACGAATTATGCGATGTTATCTCCACTAGATGGACCAATGAAAGAAATCCAAATGCTATTGTACTTCGTCGTGAAGACTTCACTGCTCCTAATGTTTActtaaatgaagaattatctaaagaagaacaagaagccGTATATAATGAACTCCTCGAAAAGGCGAAGGAGGCTTCTCTTAACTAA
- a CDS encoding CBS/PB1 domain-containing protein (highly similar to CA5008|IPF12577 Candida albicans IPF12577): MSSYRNTKKTSLNGDVDPFIDVSDSRRRQSKRDDAIRRKIENDLSKKKKSGTRTTKHKKGVPGTVLSLKPSEPIICKTSSTVYEVSQLMSAKRENCILVVNDIGELLGIFTAKDLAFRIVGAGLSATSVTIDQIMTPNPMCANSNTPASEALNLMVHKGFRHLPVLDENNQIVGVLDITKCYAQQMEKLERMHSSSKKLYEALDNVHSEMGMMQQPLHVFQYFENLKNKMNGPTLESVLDATTTPVYTTVKTTVYDATVLMKENKTTAVLIKDTNEEVAGIFTSKDVVLRVIAAGLDPKKCSIVRVMTPQPDIAKQDLSIQEALRQMFEGRYLNLPIVGNENDIVGIVDVLKLTYATLNQIKQTESNDLINSDGKSGSETAINSEGPAWNKFWTSLDNEDSDSVHSDSVTGTGSAPPDVTPSEFHSFNFDIKPSDSISHTESPKKSSNLNNSTSDLSYTFKFKSPAVEGRVHRISLKPSEGVTKLRSLMDSKLYANDFEFMRVVKNDQDGESYAISYVDDEGDIVSITSDTDLLDCVRINQQLNNDKADLYIHNPHESAPVNEMKNKKQPKQEKQEILKGIPNEVLIPGALAVLATSIIVGFIMSKK, translated from the coding sequence ATGTCGTCATATAGaaatacaaagaaaacttCCCTCAATGGAGATGTGGATCCATTTATCGATGTTTCTGACTCCAGAAGAAGACAGTCCAAAAGGGACGATGCtataagaagaaaaattgagaATGATTTGAgtaagaaaaagaaaagtGGAACCAGGACAACAAAACATAAGAAGGGGGTTCCAGGTACGGTGTTATCGTTGAAACCATCCGAGCCGATCATTTGTAAAACAAGTTCGACGGTTTATGAAGTGTCGCAATTGATGTCAGCAAAGAGAGAAAATTGTATATTGGTTGTGAATGATATTGGGGAATTATTGGGTATTTTTACAGCAAAGGACTTGGCATTTAGAATAGTTGGAGCTGGATTGAGTGCCACTCTGGTGacaattgatcaaattatgACTCCAAACCCAATGTGTGCTAACTCTAATACCCCTGCCTCAGAAgcattgaatttaatgGTGCATAAAGGTTTCAGGCACTTGCCAGTTTTGGACgaaaataatcaaatagTTGGGGTGTTGGATATCACAAAATGTTACGCCCAGCAGAtggaaaaattagaaagaatgcattcttcttccaaaaaGTTATACGAAGCATTGGATAATGTTCACTCAGAGATGGGAATGATGCAGCAACCTTTACAcgtttttcaatattttgaaaacttgaaaaataaaatgaatGGGCCTACTTTGGAAAGTGTGTTAGATGCAACCACTACTCCAGTATACACCACTGTCAAAACGACTGTGTATGATGCCACTGTATTgatgaaagaaaataaaacaacTGCAGTGTTAATAAAAGATACCAACGAAGAGGTGGCGGGAATTTTCACCTCCAAAGATGTTGTATTAAGGGTTATCGCTGCTGGGTTAGATCCAAAGAAATGTTCAATCGTTAGAGTGATGACCCCACAGCCTGATATTGCCAAACAAGATTTATCTATTCAAGAAGCGTTGAGACAAATGTTTGAAGGTCgttatttaaatttgcCGATTGTcggaaatgaaaatgacatTGTTGGTATAGTTGACgttttgaaattgacaTATGCCACTTTGAACCAAATCAAACAAACTGAAAGTAATGATCTTATCAACAGCGATGGAAAATCTGGTAGTGAAACTGCAATCAATAGCGAAGGTCCTGCTTGGAACAAATTTTGGACTTCTTtggataatgaagattcaGATTCTGTCCATTCAGACTCTGTTACAGGTACCGGAAGTGCTCCTCCTGATGTGACACCTTCTGAATTTCATTCGTTCAACTTTGATATCAAACCCTCTGATTCAATTTCGCATACTGAATCTCCTAAAAAATCATCGaatttgaacaattctACATCTGATTTATCGTATACGTTTAAATTCAAGTCACCTGCAGTAGAGGGACGTGTTCATCgtatttcattaaaacCAAGTGAAGGTGTAACTAAATTAAGAAGCTTAATGGATAGCAAATTGTACGCTAATGACTTTGAGTTTATGAGAGTGGTTAAAAATGATCAAGATGGTGAAAGCTATGCTATAAGTTATGTTGACGATGAAGGTGATATTGTTTCAATCACTTCTGATACTGATCTTTTAGACTGTGTCAGAATCAACCAACAACTTAATAACGATAAAGcagatttatatatacataatCCACATGAATCTGCACCAGTCAACgaaatgaagaacaaaaaaCAACCTAAGCaagaaaaacaagaaatctTGAAGGGAATACCCAATGAAGTTTTAATTCCTGGTGCCTTAGCAGTATTAGCCACCTCTATTATTGTCGGCTTTATAATGAGCAAAAAATAA
- a CDS encoding DEHA2G09812p (similar to uniprot|Q03175 Saccharomyces cerevisiae YMR101C SRT1 Cis-prenyltransferase involved in dolichol synthesis), which yields MSSKVTSLVFTFPLFTYAIELVKDFIVSMMRTSPIPKHIGLIMDGNRRYAKSKDMELKDGHNAGADSLIQVLNTCYKLGILHVTVYAFSIENFNRSKEEVDTLFALLRDRLKFISEKEESYARFNNIRIKIIGNRTMIPSDILKDLEDIEERTKHVSSAKVLNVCFPYTSRDDIVHSIQSIAEKVESKEIESNQHITLETLTNNMYMGPNTPPLDILIRTSGHTRLSDFMLWQCNYNCMIEFVDTLWPEFRSWDIMSIIIKWSYYRTLQLEQQRIMSNKKREDQKAMTDILKELPPHPPFASITQH from the exons ATGTCTAGCAAAGTTACATCATTGGTGTTCACGTTCCCTTTATTTACGTACGCTATAGAATTAGTGAAGGATTTTATCGTTTCCATGATGAGAACTTCACCAATCCCTAAGCATATTGGCCTAATTATGGATGGGAATAGACGATATGCAAAATCTAAAGATATGGAGCTAAAAGACGGCCATAACGCTGGGGCCGATTCTTTAATTCAG GTATTGAATACTTGCTATAAGCTTGGAATTCTTCATGTTACGGTTTATGCTTTTTCTATTGAGAATTTCAATCGATCTAAAGAAGAGGTCGATACATTGTTTGCTTTATTAAGAGATAGATTAAAATTTATAtctgaaaaagaagaatcaTATGCTAGGTTTAacaatattagaattaaaataatcGGAAATAGGACAATGATACCAAGCGACATATTAAAAGACTTAGAAGATATAGAAGAACGAACTAAGCACGTATCCTCCGCTAAAGTATTGAATGTTTGTTTTCCATACACCTCGCGTGATGATATAGTTCACTCAATTCAAAGCATTGCTGAGAAGGTTGAATCAAAGGAAATAGAATCAAACCAACATATCACCTTGGAAACGTTAACTAATAACATGTACATGGGACCAAACACTCCACCGTTAGACATCTTAATAAGAACGAGTGGTCATACCAGACTTAGTGATTTTATGTTATGGCAATGTAATTATAACTGTATGATCGAATTTGTTGATACTTTGTGGCCCGAATTTAGATCTTGGGATATAatgtcaattataattaagTGGAGTTATTACAGAACTTTGCAACTCGAACAGCAGAGAATTATGAGCAATAAGAAACGTGAAGACCAAAAAGCAATGACTGATATACTAAAAGAATTGCCGCCTCATCCACCATTTGCTTCGATAACTCAGCATTAA